From the Lactuca sativa cultivar Salinas chromosome 9, Lsat_Salinas_v11, whole genome shotgun sequence genome, the window tctcccagactcgccgagtcctttcgtGTATTCTCATAATCTCGAGTCATAGAGCTActtctttgctccaaacaatatatttgggttcctagagtccattagcaacataaagttgctacctttacgagcttcttgtctcataataccaaaaccaagctagaaagggGCTTAACTCTTGGGGAAAGGCTTTTGCATAACAACTAGAAAGGCTTTCTGCATCAATGATTCATATAtaactcagatctggagtttcaactccagatctaactcatgcttcaagatctcatcaatatttctctaacccaaaccctaaaactccatgaaagttGAAatagaaaggagaaggccaaggataacgattcctTACCTCTAAAATGACCTCCCATTGAAGTATAATCCAGATTTCTTCTAGTCTCCTTGATCTaggcttcttgatcttcaagatttCCTTCACCAAAactagatcttgctccaaaaaggattatggcggctagggttgggTATTCTAGGTGAGAGAGACTGTAAAGGAACCCTAaggaagagaatgagacgtttaaatagtgcacaaagtcccggatttagggtttttctctttagaccagactcgccgagtccacttgccggctcgctgagtcggtcacttactttacacccggatcccgttccgactcgtcgagttcctacctggactcgacgagtcaactcttttgacttagggttttctttcccttTCTAAAcctttctgattttgggtgttacattcaTGTAGCATCATGTACCCATAAAAATGGGTCTTTTATTCTGATCTCATCTCCACTTTCTGCTAGCTGTCCCAAACTTATTATGTTGCTGCATAAGTCTGGGATATAATAAACCTCTTCAAGTTTACGGTACTCTCCATTTTTACATTGAAAGACAATCTTGCCCTTGCCTTCAATCCTGACTCTAGACTCATTCCCAAACTTAACATATCCTTGAATTATTTTATCCAGCTCTATAAACTTACCCTTGTCCCCGGTCATGTGGTTGTTGGCCCTTGTATCAAGGTACCAGCCTTTTGAGTGGCTTGCAACATCTCCTCTTGTCTTCAATGGTGGGTTTATGTTTCCTTCATTCAGGAAGACTTCACCAATCTCTTCAGTTCCATCAAAGGATGACATGAGTAGTGCTGGTTCATTGTTAATATGGTCTTGAATCAGGTTGTTTACTTGATTTCTTTCACACCTTGGATTCTTGCATTCAGTTGCATAGTGGCCAAGCTCTTGACAGTTGTAACACTGTACACCACTCTTGTCTTGATTACTTGGTTGGCCACGTTTGTCTTCCTTTTGATGGTGTGAGTTGCCTCTTCCACGACCACCGCAACCACCATTGTTTCCACCTCTGTTGCGGCCTCTACCTTTTCCACATGAGCCTCCAAACCCACCACGATTTCCTTCTTGACTGGACTTGGagtcttcttctttctttttatttCTTTCTGACCATTCCTGGTGGGTCAAAAGAAGTTTTCTTTCTTCATTATCATTGTGTCCCTTCATCCTTTCCTCATGAGCTTTTAGCCTTCCTATGACTTCTTCAACCGCCATCTCATCCAAATTACCAAATTGCTCTAGAGTGGAAGCAATCTGAAGGAACTTAGATGGTACAACTCTTAGTAGTTTCTTCACTACATACGATTCTTCTACTGCATCCCCCAAGACTCGCATGGTACTCACAAGGTTGCTTATCTTCACTGCAAACTCATCTACAGCCTCTGATTCCTTCATGGTCAAGGCTTCAAACTCAGCTTTCAAATTCTGAATTATTGCTGTCTTCACTCTATCTGCTCCCAAGAACATGGTCTTTAAGGCCTCCCATGCTTCTTTGGTTGTTATCTTCTTAGCCAATGAAAGCAGTAAATCCTCTGGTATGCCTTGGTAGATAGCTGCTAAGGCCATCTTATCCTTCTTGACTTCTAACACAGTGTTGGATGTCCTAGGTTCCACTGTATCCCACACTCCCTAGGCTTGCATGAAGACCCTCATTTTTATGGCCCATGCAGAGTAGTTGCTTCCTGACAGCATTGAGTAATGAAGAGTGACTATACCATCCTTCTCGCCATTTCCATTATTTCATGTCATCTCTTCACGAGAATGATATTTGGGCATGCACCAGGTTTGCTCTAATACCAAATGTTGGTATTTTGCAGCAATGATAAATACTTTACACCAAATTAAGGCACAGGGAAAGGAAAGTAAACTTCACAGGGGACAGAGTATAGTAATGACAGGGAAGGGTAAATCCAGTATATATGCTGGTTTTATGATCAAAATAGGGAACAGAGTAGCAACATGGCAAAAGATTGAATCTTTATTTAGTTGAAAAGCAAAACAAACAAAAAAGGGGACAACACCCATCAACGTACACCATGCCCATTTAAACTAGACTATTGCAAAAAAATAAGGAACTGACTCCATATTATCAGCTAAAGACCAGGAACACTTAGCCCACATTGGCATTGACTTATTCCATACTAATACTacttaataaaacataaataaaaatgtgCAAAGACCAAAATGACCACAACTCTTAATTACTTCAACACCATACATCCATCACTCAATGATTACATCTAATTGGGTCCATTCTTTGATTTTATCTTCACAAATATTTCCTGTGGGAGGTTCAAGATGATTACTCACACTGTATCCAATACAATGGATTTAAAAAAGGAGTAAATTACTTAAATAGTCCCTATGTTTTGATCAAAATTACATATTTGGTCCCTAATCTTTTTTTGCACTCCGATCCTCCATGTGGTTCGATTTTattgcatttttcgtccctatggtttggtcaaaattgcatgtttggtccctacctttatgtatgtaagggacgaaaaacgcaacaaatcaaaccacatggacGATTTGAGTGCAAAAATAATATTTGgaaccaaacatgcaatttttaccaaaccatatggatgatttcagtaatttactcttaaaaaaGTTCACGTTAAATGTTGTGGTTCATACGATCCAAATCGAGTACCAACAAGATGTATGATAATAATTGTAGAGGAAAGTTTATCAGGAATAGTAAAAGATGATTTAGTAGAAGACAATCCAATGATTGTGAAGAATGAAGGATCAATGAAAGGTGAGGGAGGAGGATAATCAAAGAAGACAACTGACAAAACAGAGGCCGTCGTCTAGGTTTAGAAAAAGAGAAACTTTTGGAGCATTTGTTACCACTCTGATACCATATAATGTAGGTATTTTTCCCATGAAATCACCTTACACATAGGCCGAACTATAATACAAATACATGATTTATAATAATATGCtaactaataatatatttttaaagtagaAAAAAAgtaattttgtttgaaatttggCAAAGTGTAGGGCAAAATCGGTAGATGATATCCTTTTTTTTTAAGTTCACATACATACCAAATTGCCCGTGttattaaaaaactaaaaaaaaatcgaaattttacCAATAGAATTCTAACggaatgaaaaattgtttgatttcTGTTGGTAAAGCGTTAGTAAGTTGTAACAGATTACCAACGGAATGGTATTGTGTTGATAAACCGTTAGAAAACCGTCACTAACATGCATATATAACTAATTTTTCTTAATTTGTCGGAAATCCGTCGGTATTCCGTCTCTGTTTTCCGACGGATTTTTCCGTCGCTAAAATTCTGTCGGTAATACCATCTTTTCTAGTAGTGCGACTTTCTGACATTTTCGTTTTTCTTAAAGTTTTAAAGTTTTGATAACGAAGATTTTAAGATCATctcatatattttttgtttttcgttcttattttattaatctatttttattgtttattttataaactcGTGGTTTCTACATGCCtttaacataatatatatatatatatatatatatatatatatatatatatatatatatatatatatatatatatatatatatatatatatatatatatatatatagaactagGTTGTttaagtattctaactaattattgtgcggatATCGTATGTTATGCGAATTagtaagagaataagttgtttagcaatgcgaATACGTTAAACATTACAAGAAAATCgtcatttcatgcattctcgCTAATTATTATTTACTTTTGTTTTCTCACATCGttttttacttattttcattCTGACCCAATAAACATTCTAACAAAAATGAGAATAATAACAATAAGTGTATAATAACTTTATAGACGATTTTATTAATGAGCATGTATGTTAATGATAATAGTTAGATAAGATTGAATGTATTAACGTtgttaaacaacttattctcttagtaattctcataacatatgatatccgcacaataattagttagaatataataacctaagcatatatatatatatatatatatatatatatatatatatatatatatatatatatatatatatatatatatatatatatatatatatataaacaattacaaaaaaaattaaaaaaatgtaatCAACTTGCCGACACCTTTGAAATGGAGATTTATGATTCTTTTAAATAAATCTACTCATTTTTAAACGCGCAAAAATGCCAGAAAGAAATTTTTGTCTGAGGGAAGAAATATATATGTTTGGTCCTGAGTATACTGATTATTTCTGTTTTACATTGCTCATTTTGGTAATGTAATGTAATAATTCATTCATCATTATATGAATTTTTTTATCGAAGGCAAAAAATAAAGGGGACAGTAATTTCTTATGAGTCTAATTTTGTACATATCTAAGACATCACGAGTACACGACCATGAAGAATTGATGTGGACTAGAGGCACACTATAGCAAATATTGCGTCGCTAGGTcaccaattgaaattttttttgtgAGCATAGCCAATAACAATGATCATTCAGGTACCACACCAAAAGAAAATTTTATGAAGAAAATTTagcttcaaaaatcaataaataaatagaaatatgCATTTTATTTCTTACATTTAAACctttttattattgatttcaaTCAAGCCTACATAGATTTTGCTAAACTTACTCCAACCCATGCGAGTGGGGCGGGTTTTTTTTACTAGTTTATATAAAAACACTAGCATTGGATATTACTCACTGAGCGCTGAGATAAATCGATGCAGTCTTATTTCTTAATATATGGCATAAGTAGCTAGCAACATCGTCCAGAATAATATATCCCATTGATTGATGTCAGAGGTTTTGATAGAGCTCTGGAGAAAGCCGAGGAGTCATGATCACTTCAAGTGGCCTTACTTTAGGCAAGGCAATGCCCAAGCCCTCGCTCATATCCACAGGCTTCCCCATTGGTGTCGACAAATCAAACCCCTGAAGCAACCGAGCAAGTGTCAAGTGAACTACTTGGAAAGTAAATGTGATTGCAGGGCACATTCTCCTTCCAGTGCTGAAAGGAATGTATTCAAAGTTCTGACCCTGGTAATTTAAGTCCGAGTGTTCCTCAAGAAACCTCTCTGGTCGAAACTCATGAGGATCCGACCAAATTTCTGGGTCACGATGTAGCTTCCATAAGTTAACAATCAGACGAGTCCCTTTGGAGATATGATAACCCCCAATATAGCAGTCTTCAATGGCCTCATGAGGTCCTGCCAAGGGACCTGGTGGGTACATTCGGAGAGTTTCCTTCACTATGCCTTGTAGATACCTTAGGTTTTTTATATCTGATTCTTCCACCCATTTCTGTTTTCCTACATTCATATCAAGCTCCTTCTGGGCAGCTTTTAGGATGTGAGGGTTGTTCAGTAGTAAAGAGAGTGCCCACGTAAGTGTCAAAGCAGTGCTTTCTGAACCCGTTAGCATGAGAACCTGTAGAAATAAtttaacctttatatatataacaGGTAAAAAATAGCATTTGCTTTCAAGAGACGATTAAATGTAGAAATCGAGAGAGCAAAAGTATGTTGCTAACCATTGTTGTAGCCTTGATGATGGTTTCACGCCCGTGGCCATACATTTCAGCATCTTTTGACAGGGTTGAGAGCATCACATCCATGAAATCGGCTTctttttcaccatcatactctTTTCTCTTCTCAACATGTTCGTCAAGCCACTTTCCGATAACTTCATCAACCTCTTTTGCCACTTGCTTCATAGCTTTCACATACCCTCCAATATCCATCCATTCCAGATATGGAAAGAAATCAGACACAATAAAAACGCCACTAAGATACAGCCCTTTCTTTATGGCTTCATGTACATGTAAGTCTTCATTGTTACCTTCACTGCCACCCGTGTTAGAAAATCTTTTCCCGGCTAAGATTTTTATAGTTATATTGAACGTAATGTTCTCAAACCACTTGCTCATGTCCACTACGGATGCTTTGTTTGCTTTCTTTGAAGACAACAAGGAGAGCTCGTTAATGAAGCTCTTCACTTCTGAGCTACGAAcattcttgaacttttcaagacgaTTACTTGTAAATAGTTCAGAAGTGACCAACTTTCGGATCTCTCGCCAATATGGTCCATATGTTGCCAGCGCAAAACCAGCTTTATTATAAACCATGTGTCGGCTGATtgccatgttgggcctagctgcgaAATTCCGGTCATTGGTGGTAAAACATTCTTTGACCATCTGCCAACTGCTCACAACAATTGCTTGACGACCACCAAGCCGTAGAGTGTAAACGGGTCCGTATTCATCAGCAATTTTTCCAAGTACCCGTGCTAGGGGAGCTTGGCCTCGTAGGAAATGAAGATGGCCTACTAAAGGCAATGCCCCTGATGGTTCTGGAGCTACTAGTTTGATACCTTTTTTTGTGTTGTTTCTTATGCTTCTTTTGTAATGACATACTAGAAGCAAAAGCAAAAGCCCTAGAACGGGTAAAAATTGAGTAAAAGCTTCCATGATGATATGGTTTTGTATTTTGTTTTCTTACTTTGGAAGCATAACCAGCACTTC encodes:
- the LOC111885511 gene encoding dimethylnonatriene synthase, producing MEAFTQFLPVLGLLLLLLVCHYKRSIRNNTKKGIKLVAPEPSGALPLVGHLHFLRGQAPLARVLGKIADEYGPVYTLRLGGRQAIVVSSWQMVKECFTTNDRNFAARPNMAISRHMVYNKAGFALATYGPYWREIRKLVTSELFTSNRLEKFKNVRSSEVKSFINELSLLSSKKANKASVVDMSKWFENITFNITIKILAGKRFSNTGGSEGNNEDLHVHEAIKKGLYLSGVFIVSDFFPYLEWMDIGGYVKAMKQVAKEVDEVIGKWLDEHVEKRKEYDGEKEADFMDVMLSTLSKDAEMYGHGRETIIKATTMVLMLTGSESTALTLTWALSLLLNNPHILKAAQKELDMNVGKQKWVEESDIKNLRYLQGIVKETLRMYPPGPLAGPHEAIEDCYIGGYHISKGTRLIVNLWKLHRDPEIWSDPHEFRPERFLEEHSDLNYQGQNFEYIPFSTGRRMCPAITFTFQVVHLTLARLLQGFDLSTPMGKPVDMSEGLGIALPKVRPLEVIMTPRLSPELYQNL